The genomic window GCATGTCCGACGACGAGCCGATGCAGTTGCCCGCCCCACTGCGACGCGACCGCATCCGCGAGCTCCTCGATGAGCGCGGCTTCGTGCGCGTCGCCGACATCTCCGACGACTTCGGCGTCTCCCGAGTGACCGCCCGGACGGACCTCGACACCCTCGTCGACCAGGGCGAGGCCGTCCGCGTGCACGGAGGTGCGATGCCCGTGCAGGGACGCGGCGCCGTCGAGTCGCCGATCGAACTCGCGACCGCGACCTCGGCCCACGCGAAGCAGCGGATCGGAGAGGCGGCGGCCGCGATGGTGCGCTCCGGTCAGAGCGTGATCGTCGACGTCGGCAGCACCGGCCTCGCCCTCGCCCGCGCGCTCAAGGCTCGCCGCGACCTCGCCGACGTCGTGGTCATCACGAACGGCCTGACCATCGCGCTCGAACTCGAGTCGGAGATCCCGAGGTTCTCGGTGATCGTCACTGGTGGATCGCTTCGGCCGCTCCAGCATTCGCTCGTCGATCCGCTCGCCGGTTCGCTGCTCGGCCAGGTCCACGCCGATCTCGCCTTCATCGGGTGCAACGGTGTCGACGCAGGCCATGGCGTGAGCAACGTCAACCTGCCCGAGGCCGAGGTGAAGGCCAGGATGGTTCGCGCCGCCGAGCGGGTGGTCGTGGTCGCCGACGCCTCGAAGCTCGGTGTGCGGCAGCTCGGCCGGATCGCCGGCCTCGAGGCTTTCGATGCCCTCCTGACCGACGACGGGGCCGCGCCCGAGACCATCGCACTCCTCCGGGAAGCGGGACTCGCGGTGACGTTGGTCCCACTCGGCGACTGACCTCGCGCCGCGTGCCGCTGCGCCCCGGCACTCGCGCGCCGACGGCCCGGTGCGGCAGCATGGTCGCATGAGTGATCGAGCGCATCCGGCCGTGTCCATCGTCGAGCAGACGCTGCGTGATCGCGGGGCCAAGGGCGAGATCACCTGGCTCGACGATGCTGCTCGAACCGCGGCGCTCGCAGCGGAAGCCCTGGGGATCGAGGTCGGGGCGATCGCGAACTCCCTCGTGTTCACGCTCGACGGCGAGCCGACCCTGATCCTCACGAGCGGTGCCCATCGTGTCGACACCGCCTGGGTGGGCGGGCGGCTCCGTGGACGGTTGAAGCGTGCTGACGCCGAGGTCGTCAAGGCGGCGACGGGACAGGTGATCGGTGGCGTCGCGCCCGTCGGTCACCCGGAACCGATCCGCACCTACGTGGACGAGGCGCTCGCCGCCTACCCGGAGGTCTGGGCCGCAGCCGGCCATGCGCACACGGTGTTCCCGACGACCTTCGAGGAGCTCGTGCGAGTGACCGGCGGGCAGATCATCGCGGTGGAGCCGCCGACGGATCCTGCGGGGTCGTCGGCAGCTGCGTCGATGTAGCCACCGGAGCGGCCATGGCGGTCGGCGGCGTCCCCTGCTGCTTCGTCACCCGGCTCGGCGGCAGCGGAGCCGTCGCGATCACGCCGTTCCTGCGCCCCCACCAGGTGCTCACGACGGCTGCGGCGACGCAGAGCGCCATCGGGATGAACATGAACGGTCCGCCGGCACCCTCGCCTCGCTCGAAGACCTGGTCGGTCTGCGACATGAGGGCCGTGGGGACGAGGAGCAGGACGTTGTTCGTCGCATGGATGAGCACCGGCGCCTCGAGGCCACCGGTCCCGCGGGCGGCGAAGGACATCGAGGCGCCGAACACGAAGTAGTAGGCGATGAGCCAGGGGTCGCCGGCGAAGTGCACCGAGGCGAAGACCGCGCCGGAGACGACCGTGCCGACGAGGAACGCGGTGATCGGGCGACTGAACCAGGATCCGACGGAGCGCTGGATGAGGCCGCGCGCCCCGTACTCCTCGCCGGCAGACTGCAGCGGCGTCGTGAGGATCACGACGGCGAGCATCGCGATCATGGCGCCGTCGACCACGATGGGCTCGAGCGGGGAGAGCAGGACGGAGGCGCCGACGTACACGATCCACACCGGGACGATGATGAGCGCAAGGCGCCCGAGCCAGTGCCAGCGGAAGCGCCCCTCCACCGAGGACAGCCACCGTGGACGGACACCGAAGATCGCCCACTGGATGAGCATCGACACCGGGATGAGCGCGGCGAGCGACAGGTTGTTCGCGAGCATCGTCACCGGCGTCAGCGTCATGAGGCCGTTCGCGACGTCGTCGAGCGTGTACGCCCCGGTGGCCACGTCCACGATGAGCGCGATGCCGCCGAGCGCGATCGAGAGGATCAGGAACCCCACGACGAGCAGGAGGAGCGCGAGTGCGCCACGCCACCAGGCTGGTGCGGCGCGGAGGGCGTGGTCGTACGTCGCGAGCTGCCGCTGAGGCACTGCTGGATCGACAGGCGTCGAGGCCGGCATTGAGGCCGGCCTCGACGAGGGTGATGGCGAAGGCGTCTGCGGGTCCTGTCCAGGGTTCGTCATGCTGCCAGGGTAGGCAGCCGTCGCGGCAGCACGCGTCCCCCGAGCGACGGACGACGAGCGACGGATACCCAGTGATCGACCTGGTCTCGAACGCTCGACGGTGGGAGACTGACCGGTATGGCCGGACATCGCATCTTCACGACGAGCTTCGCCAGCGTGTACCCGCTCTACGTCGCGAAGGTGGAGCGGAAGGGCCGTACGAAGGCCGAAGTGGATCAGGTCATCACCTGGCTCACCGGCTATGACGACGCCGCGATCGAACGGGTGCTCGCCGACGGTACGGACTTCGAGACCTTCTTCGCCGACGCGCCGACGATGCACCCTCATGCGTCGCTCATCACGGGCCTCATCTGCGGCATCCGCGTCGAGGAGATCGAGGATCCCCTGATGCAGCGCGTCCGTCAGCTGGACAAGCTCGTGGACGAGGTCGCGAAGGGGAAGAAGATGACCTCGATCCTCCGCACCTCCGCCTGACGGCCGAACGCGAGACCCTCCGATGACGCACCGGGCCGCCGCGCGAGTGTGCGACGGTCCGGTGCTCGGGACCCGGTCGGATCAGTGCGCGAGCACCGGTTCCGCGGACGCCTCCGGGGCGTGGTGCAGGGCGAGTCCCTGGTTGCGTCGGCGGAACAGCAGTGCCGCCGTCACCGCGCCGACCGCGAAGAATCCGGCGCCCCAGAAGTAGGCGGTCTGGTAGCTCTGGATCGCGGCCTGCGCGAGCACCTCGGGGGTGGGCGGCGCGTTGTCGGTCACGTAGGCCGTGGCGGCGCTCGCCGCGAGGGTGTTGAGCAGCGCCACACCGATCGACCCGCCGACCTGCTGGCTCGTGTTGACTGTCGCCGAGGCGACCCCGGCGAACGCCCGGTCGACACCGAGCGTCGCGGTCTGCATCGAGGCGGGCATGATGGATCCCATCGCGAAACCGAGCACCATGAGCGCCGGCATGACGTTGCCGACATAGGAGCTGTCGAGGTCGAGCCGGGTGAGGAGGAGCATGCCGATCGCCCCGAGCGTCATGCCGAACGGCACCATCACCTTCGGCCCGAACCGCGGGACGAGGAGGTTGGTCCCCAGCTGTGCGGCGAGCACGAGCATCGCGATCATCGGGAGGAAGGCGAAGCCCGTCTGCTGCGGTGAGTAGCCGAGCGAGGCCTGCAGGTAGTACGTGACGAAGAGGAAGATGCCGAACATCCCGGCCCCGGCGATCATGACCGAGATGAACGCGGCACCGCGGTTGCGGTCGAGGACGATCGACAACGGGAGGAGCGGGTGCGCGGCCCGGCGCTGCCAGAGGACGAACGCGACGAGGAGCACGGCCGCGGCGGCCAGGAAGGCCCAACTGAGCGGTGAGTCCCAGCCGTCGGTCTCGGCATTGGCGAAGCCGTAGACGAGGCTGAACAGCGCACCTGAGACGAGGACGGTGCCCGGAACATCGAGCTTGGGGCGGGGGCCGGTCGTCTTCGGGGTGGTGATGAAGAGGACGGCCCCGACGATGGCGACCACGGCGATCACGACGTTGATGTACAGGTTCCAACGCCAGTCGAACTGCTCGGTGAGGAATCCGCCGAGGAGGAGTCCGACCGCGCCACCCGCGCCGGCGATCGCACCGAAGACGCCGAACGCGCGGGCGCGCTCCTTCGGGATCGTGAAGGTGGTCGTGAGCATCGCGAGCGCGGTCGGTGCGAGGAGGGCTGCGAAGACGCCCTGCAGCGCCCGTGCGGCGACGAGGGTGCCGAACGAATCGGCGGCGCCACCGAGGGCCGAGGCGATCGCGAACCCGACGAGCCCGATGATGAACGCCCGCTTCCGGCCCATGAGGTCGGACAGGCGTCCGCCGAGGAGCAGCAGGCTGCCGAAGGCGAGGGAGTAGGCGGTGACGATCCACTGGCGGTCGCCGTCGGAGAATCCGAGGTCGGCCTGGGCGGCGGGCATCGCGATGTTCACCACGGTGGCGTCGAGCACGACCATGAGCTGGGCGAGGCCGACGGTGACGAGCGTCCACCAGCGGCGTGAGGAGACTGCCGGGGTTCCGGCGGCAAGGTTCGAAGTCATGCTGAGGACTCTATACGGAACTGGACAGTTTCGGAACCGAATAGTTCCTGAACGTTCGAGTTCCTGAACTATGCTGTTCTCGGAGACGAAAAGGAGGTGAGCCGCGATGACGCAGCTCGAGACCCCACCCGCAGCGCCGAAGCTCGGCCGGAAGCGCGATCACACGCGGGACGCCGAGATCCTCGACGCCGCGCTCGACGTCCTCGCCGACACGGGCTACGCCGGGATGACGGTCGACATGGTGGCAGCACGTGCCAAGGCCGGCAAGGCGACGCTCTACCGCCGATGGGCGTCGAAGTCCGAACTCGTGATCGACGCGGTCGCCTGCATGAAGCAGATCGATCCCGACTTCTCGAAGCTGCCCGACACCGGTTCACTCCGCGGCGACCTCGTCGCAATGATCAAGGCGCCGTCCATCGCCGAGGGTGAGCGCAAGATGCGCGTGTTCGCCGGCGTGATGTCGATGATCTCGGATGCGCCCGAGCTCACCGAGTCCGTCCATGCGGCGATCGTGGAGCCGCGCATGGCGGTCAACCGCTTCCTCCTGCAGCGCGCGATCGACCGCGGGGAGATCCGGGCGGACGCCGATGTGGAGACCCTTGCGCTGATCAGCCAGGCGATGGTGAGCTATCGCGTGCTCATGCTGCGGGAGCCGGTGACGCGTGACTTCCTCGTGTCGGTGATCGACGGCGTCATCATCCCGGCCGTCCGGAAGTAGCCCGATGGCCGACGGACCCGCCCGATCTCGAACCGGGCTGCTCGATCACGCGGCGCCGGTCCATCTCGGGACACCGGACGCCCCACTGCGCTTCACGGGTTTCCGCGAGCCCGGCGGACGCCACCTCATCGTCGATGGCGACGAGGCGTTCGAGTTGAGCTTCCCGTGCGGTACCTGCGCGCTGCTGTTCCGTCGTCTGGACGAAGGTGCTCGGGCGCTCGCCGCAGACGCACTGCACGATCACCTGGACGAGGGCGTGCCCGCG from Plantibacter flavus includes these protein-coding regions:
- a CDS encoding DeoR/GlpR family DNA-binding transcription regulator, whose product is MSDDEPMQLPAPLRRDRIRELLDERGFVRVADISDDFGVSRVTARTDLDTLVDQGEAVRVHGGAMPVQGRGAVESPIELATATSAHAKQRIGEAAAAMVRSGQSVIVDVGSTGLALARALKARRDLADVVVITNGLTIALELESEIPRFSVIVTGGSLRPLQHSLVDPLAGSLLGQVHADLAFIGCNGVDAGHGVSNVNLPEAEVKARMVRAAERVVVVADASKLGVRQLGRIAGLEAFDALLTDDGAAPETIALLREAGLAVTLVPLGD
- a CDS encoding YbaK/EbsC family protein; translation: MSDRAHPAVSIVEQTLRDRGAKGEITWLDDAARTAALAAEALGIEVGAIANSLVFTLDGEPTLILTSGAHRVDTAWVGGRLRGRLKRADAEVVKAATGQVIGGVAPVGHPEPIRTYVDEALAAYPEVWAAAGHAHTVFPTTFEELVRVTGGQIIAVEPPTDPAGSSAAASM
- a CDS encoding CPBP family intramembrane glutamic endopeptidase, encoding MPQRQLATYDHALRAAPAWWRGALALLLLVVGFLILSIALGGIALIVDVATGAYTLDDVANGLMTLTPVTMLANNLSLAALIPVSMLIQWAIFGVRPRWLSSVEGRFRWHWLGRLALIIVPVWIVYVGASVLLSPLEPIVVDGAMIAMLAVVILTTPLQSAGEEYGARGLIQRSVGSWFSRPITAFLVGTVVSGAVFASVHFAGDPWLIAYYFVFGASMSFAARGTGGLEAPVLIHATNNVLLLVPTALMSQTDQVFERGEGAGGPFMFIPMALCVAAAVVSTWWGRRNGVIATAPLPPSRVTKQQGTPPTAMAAPVATSTQLPTTPQDPSAAPPR
- a CDS encoding DUF2200 domain-containing protein translates to MAGHRIFTTSFASVYPLYVAKVERKGRTKAEVDQVITWLTGYDDAAIERVLADGTDFETFFADAPTMHPHASLITGLICGIRVEEIEDPLMQRVRQLDKLVDEVAKGKKMTSILRTSA
- a CDS encoding MFS transporter; translation: MTSNLAAGTPAVSSRRWWTLVTVGLAQLMVVLDATVVNIAMPAAQADLGFSDGDRQWIVTAYSLAFGSLLLLGGRLSDLMGRKRAFIIGLVGFAIASALGGAADSFGTLVAARALQGVFAALLAPTALAMLTTTFTIPKERARAFGVFGAIAGAGGAVGLLLGGFLTEQFDWRWNLYINVVIAVVAIVGAVLFITTPKTTGPRPKLDVPGTVLVSGALFSLVYGFANAETDGWDSPLSWAFLAAAAVLLVAFVLWQRRAAHPLLPLSIVLDRNRGAAFISVMIAGAGMFGIFLFVTYYLQASLGYSPQQTGFAFLPMIAMLVLAAQLGTNLLVPRFGPKVMVPFGMTLGAIGMLLLTRLDLDSSYVGNVMPALMVLGFAMGSIMPASMQTATLGVDRAFAGVASATVNTSQQVGGSIGVALLNTLAASAATAYVTDNAPPTPEVLAQAAIQSYQTAYFWGAGFFAVGAVTAALLFRRRNQGLALHHAPEASAEPVLAH
- a CDS encoding TetR/AcrR family transcriptional regulator; this encodes MTQLETPPAAPKLGRKRDHTRDAEILDAALDVLADTGYAGMTVDMVAARAKAGKATLYRRWASKSELVIDAVACMKQIDPDFSKLPDTGSLRGDLVAMIKAPSIAEGERKMRVFAGVMSMISDAPELTESVHAAIVEPRMAVNRFLLQRAIDRGEIRADADVETLALISQAMVSYRVLMLREPVTRDFLVSVIDGVIIPAVRK